The sequence TCAGTTGAGGATTCAGCAAGATAAAAAATTCATATTGCTTTGATTTTCTGTTACAAGACTACAAAATGCTGCATTCTCTTTAACAGTTCTCCATGACTTCCACTCCATTGCATTGCTAGTAACAGTTTCAGATCAGTAGGTGTTTCCTCATTACCAAGATGGGACAAAGTTATAAATATACCTTTAATATCTTAAGGTCAGCTAACTTCATCATCTCTGAGCCAAAAGTGACCACTTCTCAAGGAAAGTTGATACACTCATGATAGACTTTTTCTTGTATTATTCTGTCTGCTTGCCCTCAGAAATCAACAGTGAGGACTATGCTATTTATTATCAATACTTTTCACTTGAAAAACCAGCACTCAGAAGCAACTAGCTAATGAGGTTTTCAGTTTCATTTATAGCAGAGTTAAACAGCTTCGTTTTTTATAAGTTAGACTAGCAAGTGAGATCTTAACTGTGagaaaacaagaagtaaataaaataatgtagtaCCAAAATTCCTCACATAATCACATCTTTATCACATTTTCCATCATGTGTTTCTCCAGTGCTACAAACAGTATTATCTATATTAGCCATGTGTTTTCCATTCACGAGTACTGCCATTTTGTTATATACATTATTCTCAGCAAGAAGTTTGAGATATGTACCCTGCATATAGTGAACAACACGTAGGCTATACCTACCAGAGCTGTATGATTCATGTATTTTGACcctgaaatgaaatattaatattcctagTCATTTGCTAAACAAATGTTCaagtgaaattaattaatatttacttactACCATTCTAACAATTTCAAAAATGTCATTTAGATATCTGAATTAATTTTGACTTCAATTTTATGACAAGGAGCtcacattttagaaaataaacttatatttgatATGCTACTTTATACCAAGAAGCAATTCATCATTGCTAGAAAAGCAGAGAATTATAGACTAAAAATATGGCACTTTACCAGAAGTTGTTCACAGAACATCTTCAGATGCCAAAATCCTACATGATTCTCTTCTTATGAACAATGGCAGTTTGAGGcctacattaaaacaaaatatacatacctGCTGGTGTAAGGTCTATGTATTCTTGTGAGATTTTTGGTTCTGGCTTGTATAAAAGTTTATTGTGGCCCATATTTTCCTGTAATAAGTTTACTTTTGCATAAAAATTAGAATTGCCCAATGGGCAAACTAAGCTGTACAAAGTACCTTCCCACTTAGGTTGTTATGAGCAGCCATTATGTGGTCCCATGTACAATGCCACTTGGTACAAACCTAAAACTGGGAATGTTAGCAAAAGTAAGCTACACAATTGCTACAATGCCACCAGTGGAAGTGTTAGCAAAAGCAAGTTATAGGTCACTTTTAATTATCATACTTTAAAAATACGTAGACAAACTAAATTTGTTGAACAACACATCACtgttctaaaactgtttgcacgAGTTATACCTGCAAATCTTTTCTTCCAAAACGTTTACATAAgtgtacaaacaaatattaacagaaatgttttgcAAACTTTAAATAGCTGCATGGTTATAAATAACTGAAGTTAACATATGACAGTATTTCTTTATGACCTCACCCAAGACAAATATCGTAGATGGTGCATTACTGAACTCTGCAACAAAAATATCCAGGGCTGCTTCTCCAAGACTAAACAACCAGTCAGcctgttggaaaaaaaaaaaatcaagattacCTATATAATTATAGAATGAACATTCCTAGTTGACCATATTAAACTTCAAGATCACTTATCTAATTATAGAATAAATATGCCAAGTTGACATCACATAACTTCAAGGTACTCATCTAATTACAGAATAAACATGTCTAGTTGACATTATTTAACttcaatattacttatttaattaCAGAATGACCATGTCATATACACTTTGATGTAAAGTGGTCATcagtaataaacaatatttttcaaatacacTTACTGCATCAAGACCATAAAACTTCCCAAAGTGATGGAAttagatttgtttatttcagGGAATAATGATACATACGGTGGTTTTATTAAGGAAAAAATCAagcatataaaaattaatttgtgccCAGTTCACACTATAAAATCACCAAGTTACCTGCACCAGATTCGAGTCGTCATTATCACTGGATCAACATAAGTTCTGGTAAAGAACATGTGAAGGGGGGTACACTATATCCAGTCTAAATAGCCCCTCAGAGGCACATTTGTATATATGTGGACTTGCAATGCaagaaactggatttcaatacctTTGATGAGctgaacacagatagcccattatataagATTGTGTTTAACTACGAAAAAAACAGCTTATACACATAAGGTACTAATACCAGTCTATACATATTGGATACTACTACTAATCTATGTACACAGAGTACTACTCTATACACATAGGGTACTACCACTAGTCTATATACACATGGTACCAATGCCAGTTTATACAACAGggttgattccccttggtggactcagaagatagtccaatgtggctttggtataagaaaacacacatacacaaagggTCTACCAtcagggtatatatatataaggtatcTACTATCAGTCTACTCGCACCAGATGCTACTACCAGTCTATCCACACAAAGGGTACTAATACCAGTCTATATACACACAGGGCACTACTACCAGACTATATACACAGAGTAATACTATCAGTCTATACACCCGGGGTACTAGTACCAACCTATACACACAGGGTACCACTTCAGGTCTGTGTACAGGGTGTGCTACTTCAACTCTATATACAGGATGTATTTCAAGCCCATACACATAGGGTGCTACTTCAAGTCTGCATATACAGTTTAATGCTTAAAGACATTGAAatgaacattttacttttattttacatacagCAATACTACTTCAAAGCTATATGATTAACAATAGTTTAAGCCTTTTAAAAACAGAAGACATCTAGTCAATTATTCTTTATGTAGATTAATTTCACCAGGAAACCTCTAGTTAAATCTTCTTTACATAGTTTAATTTCACCATAATCCTCAAGTCATAGGCTACAGTAAAAAATTGAGGATTATTTTGAAAGAGTTGACCAGTACATTAATCAAAATGACTTTGTTCCATGCCATAGGATGGTAATATTCATGCATTCTATGACATAGACATAATATAAAGAGGAAATTTCACTCTACTTGTATTTGAAAGACATGTACATTTTATTTAAGGTGAAGGATTATCTTCGAATACAGAAGATGAAGTCACTATGTTGGCCAGGCAACAACACTATTGAAAAGTGCTAGAAGATAATGGGTATCACCTTGGAACTACAGGAAACCTTAATCCGGG comes from Tachypleus tridentatus isolate NWPU-2018 chromosome 12, ASM421037v1, whole genome shotgun sequence and encodes:
- the LOC143233111 gene encoding protein PTHB1-like isoform X2; the protein is MKCLLHGHRALWRCERFHVLEVAKDGETSDESQNMTKWKRVVADWLFSLGEAALDIFVAEFSNAPSTIFVLGEVIKKYCHMLTSVIYNHAAI
- the LOC143233111 gene encoding protein PTHB1-like isoform X3: MKCLLHGHRALWRFHVLEVAKDGETSDESQNMTKWKRVVADWLFSLGEAALDIFVAEFSNAPSTIFVLGEVIKKYCHMLTSVIYNHAAI